The following proteins are co-located in the Callospermophilus lateralis isolate mCalLat2 chromosome 8, mCalLat2.hap1, whole genome shotgun sequence genome:
- the LOC143642070 gene encoding sperm motility kinase 2B-like — MSRESRERSAVRRVWRDLAASSSLEEALTSRYEPLGVVGQGSFAKVFLARHILTGTKVAVKVLRKGAGATLSWVLSELDIMKGLEHPHVVQLLEIVETPGTAYMVMEHMAGGQLGQHIPEVVGLWEDEARMLFGQVASAVGYCHAQGIAHRDVKADNVLLDAAGCAKLCDFGLACRFRAGEKLGVLCGTVAYWAPELHRQEPYDGPAVDVWSLGVLLFLMLTGCIPFTGASYAQTKEQVLQARYHLPFHLSDEAQSLVSWMLTLEPAHRPTLQQILGHPWLSQDGERCPSPPAELLPKRPDTSILLAMLDLGYGLQETWVSVATRQFNEAMATYLLLGHQKTRGAGCQVRLQVPGRPQVGPCPSLSIPSSLTLGPRWGVSRPAIRSWPLSACEQQQQQQQPEELKPSGQVGSRRASLPAIMLCSLSASVPAPGPTAPLPGSSQALAPDPSSCSTEQPPAGTGTPGLTRDTARGWRGVVRRMATCLARLCCCLQAPRTGSGRSNRVAPADGGPAPPPAPRDPPGPAPTRGQALRRFFKNRVAPRPAPS; from the coding sequence ATGTCTAGAGAGAGCAGAGAGCGTAGTGCGGTGCGGAGGGTGTGGCGGGACCTCGCGGCCAGCTCCTCCTTGGAGGAAGCCCTCACGAGCCGCTATGAGCCCCTGGGGGTCGTCGGGCAGGGCAGCTTTGCCAAGGTCTTCCTGGCCCGACACATCCTGACGGGGACGAAGGTGGCCGTGAAAGTCCTGCGGAAGGGGGCGGGGGCCACCTTGTCCTGGGTCTTGTCAGAGCTGGACATCATGAAGGGCTTGGAGCACCCGCACGTGGTGCAGCTGCTGGAGATCGTGGAGACCCCCGGCACTGCCTACATGGTGATGGAGCACATGGCTGGGGGCCAGCTGGGCCAGCACATCCCGGAGGTGGTGGGCCTGTGGGAGGACGAGGCCCGCATGCTGTTCGGGCAGGTGGCCAGCGCCGTGGGCTACTGCCACGCACAGGGCATCGCGCATCGGGACGTGAAGGCGGACAACGTGCTGCTGGATGCCGCGGGCTGCGCCAAGCTGTGCGACTTCGGCCTGGCCTGCAGGTTCAGGGCCGGAGAGAAGCTGGGCGTGCTCTGCGGCACCGTGGCCTACTGGGCCCCGGAGCTGCACCGGCAAGAGCCCTACGACGGCCCCGCGGTGGACGTCTGGAGCCTGGGTGTCCTCCTGTTCCTCATGCTCACGGGCTGCATCCCGTTCACCGGGGCCAGCTATGCGCAGACCAAGGAGCAGGTGCTGCAGGCCAGGTACCACCTCCCGTTCCACCTGTCCGACGAGGCACAAAGCCTGGTGTCCTGGATGCTGACCCTGGAGCCCGCGCACAGGCCCACGCTCCAGCAGATCCTGGGGCACCCGTGGCTGAGCCAGGATGGGGAACGCTGCCCGAGTCCTCCCGCTGAGCTGCTCCCCAAGCGCCCGGACACCTCCATCCTGCTGGCCATGCTGGACCTGGGCTACGGGCTGCAGGAGACCTGGGTGTCGGTGGCGACGCGCCAGTTCAACGAGGCCATGGCCACCTACCTCCTGCTGGGCCACCAGAAAACCCGGGGGGCGGGCTGCCAGGTGCGGCTGCAGGTACCTGGGCGGCCACAGGTGGGGCCTTGCCCGTCCCTGTCCATCCCCTCCAGCTTGACTCTGGGCCCCAGGTGGGGCGTCAGCAGGCCGGCCATTCGCTCCTGGCCCCTCTCGGCCtgtgagcagcagcagcagcagcagcagcctgaGGAGCTCAAGCCTTCAGGGCAGGTGGGCAGCAGGAGAGCCAGCCTGCCCGCCATCATGCTGTGCAGCCTGTCGGCCAGTGTCCCTGCTCCAGGCCCCACGGCCCCTCTGCCCGGGTCCTCCCAGGCCCTGGCACCAGATCCAAGCTCCTGCTCCACCGAGCAACCCCCTGCTGGCACTGGGACCCCTGGCCTGACCCGTGACACCGCCAGGGGATGGAGGGGAGTGGTCCGGAGGATGGCCACCTGTCTGGCGAGGCTGTGCTGCTGCCTGCAGGCCCCCAGGACCGGCTCCGGACGCTCCAACAGGGTGGCTCCCGCAGATGGAGGGCCCGCGCCACCACCAGCACCCAGGGACCCCCCGGGACCTGCCCCCACCAGAGGTCAGGCCCTCAGAAGATTCTTCAAAAACAGAGTGGCTCCCAGGCCAGCGCCCAGCTGA